The following proteins come from a genomic window of Anopheles ziemanni chromosome 3, idAnoZiCoDA_A2_x.2, whole genome shotgun sequence:
- the LOC131285366 gene encoding platelet-derived growth factor receptor alpha-like yields MMRYNDDTVKKAMLAELKIIILIGQHLNIVNFLGAVDEKVRNHELMIVLEYCPYGNIRDFMHNYKLKFVDCSSQSLEAWRTDSTISDEMTSEEGLFRTRFNTKDLICWSKQIADGMAFLKSKNVCHGDLAARNVLLCEKNVVKISDFGLARAYNYGGFYKKTGKDRLPYKWLALESLSLQIFNIATDVWSYGVLLWELFSLGIAPYPGIPLDDSFYTLLLEGYRMEKPRYANGKTYDIMCMCWKADPKLRPSFANLAEMFNAMIPSDLQDHYATLNDSYNDENNHCLNDNNQCENV; encoded by the exons ATGATGCGTTACAACGACGACACAGTCAAAAAAGCAATGCTTGCAGAGTTAAAGATCATCATCCTGATCGGCCAGCATTTGAACATAGTCAACTTTTTAGGAGCTGTTGACGAGAAAGTTCGAAACC ACGAGCTGATGATCGTGTTGGAGTACTGTCCCTACGGAAATATCCGCGATTTCATGCACAATTACAAACTTAAGTTCGTAGATTGCTCGTCTCAGTCGCTCGAAGCATGGAGAACAGATTCGACGATTTCCGATGAGATGACCTCTGAAGAGGGATTATTCAGAACGCGATTCAATACCAAAGATCTGATCTGCTGGTCGAAACAAATCGCGGACGGTATGGCATTCTTGAAATCCAAGAACGTCTGCCACGGTGATCTGGCCGCACGGAACGTGTTACTCTGCGAGAAGAATGTGGTGAAAATCAGCGATTTCGGTCTGGCACGCGCATACAATTACGGAGGCTTCTACAAGAAAACCGGTAAGGATCGCCTGCCCTATAAATGGTTGGCTTTGGAGAGCTTGTCCCTCCAGATATTCAATATCGCTACGGACGTATGGTCCTACGGAGTGTTGCTCTGGGAGTTGTTCTCGCTGGGTATCGCTCCTTATCCAGGAATTCCACTGGATGATAGTTTCTACACCCTGCTGTTGGAAGGCTACCGGATGGAAAAGCCAAGATACGCCAACGGAAAGACTTATGACATCATGTGCATGTGCTGGAAAGCGGATCCCAAACTGCGACCGTCGTTTGCTAACTTAGCTGAAATGTTCAATGCCATGATACCTTCAGATTTGCAGGat CATTACGCGACTCTAAATGATTCATACAATGACGAAAACAACCACTGCCTCAACGATAACAATCAATGCGAAAATGTTtaa